The proteins below come from a single Rosa rugosa chromosome 2, drRosRugo1.1, whole genome shotgun sequence genomic window:
- the LOC133732215 gene encoding protein FATTY ACID EXPORT 6-like: MHDFCFTIPYGLLLVGGGVFGYFRKGSTASLFGGAGIGLLLTLAGYLSLQAFHKKKNSYPALILQTVCAATLTWVMGQRYLQTSKIMPAGVVAGLSVVMTGFYLYKIATGGNHIAAKTK; encoded by the exons ATGCACGATTTCTGCTTCACGATCCCCTACGGGCTTTTGCTGGTGGGTGGAGGAGTATTTGGGTATTTCAGGAAGGGGAGCACAGCTTCTCTGTTTGGAGGTGCAGGCATTGGATTGCTTCTCACTCTTGCTGGCTATCTCAGTCTCCAAGCCTTTCATAAGAAGAAGAACTCCTATCCTGCTCTGATTCTTCAAACAG TTTGTGCCGCCACACTAACATGGGTCATGGGACAACGCTATTTACAAACTTCTAAGATCATGCCAGCTGGTGTTGTTGCTGGCCTCAG TGTTGTCATGACAGGATTTTATCTCTACAAAATTGCAACTGGTGGCAACCATATTGCTGCGAAGACCAAGTAA